A single genomic interval of Ruminococcus sp. NK3A76 harbors:
- a CDS encoding metal-dependent transcriptional regulator has product MSLRKSGEDYLEAILVIGKRKAQVRSIDVANELGFSKPSVSRAVSLLKEGGFITVEKDGSLLLTDVGREKAEDVYGRHCLLTEFFKDILHVSEENAAEDACQVEHVISAETYNKLTDFVKKYNKQ; this is encoded by the coding sequence ATGTCACTTCGTAAATCGGGCGAGGATTATCTTGAAGCGATCCTCGTGATAGGAAAGCGCAAGGCGCAGGTAAGATCAATAGATGTTGCAAATGAGCTTGGTTTCTCAAAGCCGAGCGTAAGCAGGGCAGTCTCGCTCCTGAAAGAAGGGGGATTCATTACCGTCGAGAAGGACGGCTCGCTGCTGCTCACAGATGTAGGCAGAGAGAAGGCAGAGGACGTTTACGGCAGGCATTGTCTGCTGACGGAGTTCTTTAAGGATATCCTTCATGTCAGCGAGGAGAACGCCGCTGAGGACGCCTGCCAGGTCGAACACGTCATATCCGCTGAGACCTACAACAAGCTCACGGATTTTGTAAAGAAGTATAACAAGCAATAA
- a CDS encoding D-alanyl-D-alanine carboxypeptidase has product MEQKNMVPEYRKKVSALYSVGQGKYLLADSISARIYPASVTKLLCACTALQFLSPDDVITVGDEYHLIDEHSSLALVFPGYRVYLKDLLAGALLSSGCDAAYTIAAAAAMAAFPDREMNALQAVECFVSLMNEYAGKIGMNDSRFVTPDGQDDEGQYVTAADLIKLGVHALNIPAIRETTVLSNKITDIVSGEHLVWLTTNLMRDTGSEYYLPDCIGLKTGTTTGAGSGFLGAFERGGDTYISFVSGNDTRVETFERTMNMLKEYT; this is encoded by the coding sequence ATGGAACAGAAAAACATGGTGCCGGAATACAGAAAAAAAGTATCAGCGCTTTACAGTGTCGGGCAGGGGAAGTATCTTCTTGCTGACAGTATCAGCGCACGCATATACCCTGCGAGTGTGACAAAGCTGCTTTGTGCCTGCACGGCCTTGCAGTTTCTCTCGCCTGACGATGTGATAACGGTAGGCGACGAATATCACCTGATAGATGAGCATTCAAGCCTTGCGCTGGTGTTCCCCGGCTACAGGGTGTATCTGAAAGACCTGCTCGCAGGGGCGCTGCTCTCCTCGGGGTGCGATGCGGCGTATACGATAGCCGCTGCTGCTGCAATGGCAGCCTTTCCTGACAGAGAGATGAACGCTTTGCAGGCGGTCGAATGCTTTGTCTCGCTCATGAACGAATACGCCGGAAAGATAGGCATGAATGACAGCCGCTTTGTCACCCCCGACGGTCAGGACGACGAGGGGCAGTATGTCACCGCAGCTGACCTGATAAAGCTCGGTGTTCACGCTCTGAATATCCCGGCTATCAGGGAAACGACCGTGCTCTCGAATAAAATAACCGACATCGTATCGGGCGAGCATTTAGTGTGGCTCACCACCAACCTCATGCGTGACACAGGCTCTGAGTATTATCTGCCTGACTGCATAGGGCTAAAGACCGGAACCACGACCGGCGCAGGAAGCGGCTTCCTCGGGGCGTTTGAGCGGGGAGGGGACACATATATCTCCTTCGTGTCGGGAAATGACACGAGGGTGGAGACCTTTGAGCGCACTATGAATATGCTGAAAGAGTACACATGA
- a CDS encoding FAD-dependent oxidoreductase: MSSIKQEAERCLKCKKPLCSANCPAATDVPRVVDLFLEGKIREAGEVLFYNNPLSAITSIICPHERNCLGHCVRGIKGEPVMFYRIEEFVSRFYLETFDIPKIKKNGIKVAVAGSGPAGITMSLLLLRSGYDVTLFEAEDSIGGVLKYGIPPFRLPREILDMYKDIMLKMGLHFRPNTRIGTNIMIEDLFPDGYKAVFVATGTGRPNKLGLLGETLGHVHFAVDYLKSPSAFDLGNTVAVVGAGNVAIDAARTAIRRSHSHVTILHFMGEENMTANHEEVEMAQLEGVEFIHFAQAVRINEDSVRCVRVNRIENADGSVSFEEDYSDVFDVPADSVIIAIGQGPGADMRAAGVKLTQRGLLDVNEYGETTRPGVFAAGDIVSGPKTVIEAVAFTKKVFSKMDEYMKSENV; this comes from the coding sequence ATGTCGTCGATAAAACAGGAAGCGGAAAGATGTCTGAAATGCAAAAAACCATTGTGCTCAGCAAATTGCCCTGCTGCAACGGACGTTCCACGGGTAGTTGATCTGTTTCTTGAGGGTAAGATCAGAGAAGCGGGTGAAGTGCTTTTTTACAACAATCCGCTTTCCGCCATTACTTCAATAATCTGTCCGCATGAAAGGAACTGCTTGGGTCACTGTGTGCGTGGGATAAAAGGCGAACCTGTAATGTTTTACCGTATCGAAGAATTCGTTTCAAGGTTTTATCTTGAAACATTCGATATTCCCAAGATAAAAAAGAACGGGATCAAGGTCGCCGTTGCCGGCTCAGGTCCTGCAGGGATAACGATGTCTCTTTTGCTGCTTCGCAGCGGTTATGATGTTACGCTTTTCGAGGCGGAGGACAGTATCGGAGGCGTATTGAAATACGGTATCCCTCCGTTCAGACTTCCGAGAGAGATACTGGATATGTATAAGGATATCATGCTTAAAATGGGTCTGCACTTCCGGCCGAACACAAGAATAGGCACCAACATAATGATAGAAGACCTTTTCCCGGACGGATATAAAGCGGTATTTGTTGCAACAGGCACCGGCAGACCCAACAAGTTAGGCCTTTTAGGAGAAACGCTCGGACACGTCCACTTTGCAGTAGACTATCTGAAATCGCCGTCAGCATTTGACCTTGGAAACACAGTCGCAGTCGTCGGTGCAGGCAATGTTGCTATCGATGCTGCGAGAACTGCTATCAGGCGGTCACATTCTCACGTTACTATACTTCATTTTATGGGGGAAGAAAACATGACGGCAAACCATGAAGAAGTCGAAATGGCGCAGCTTGAAGGGGTGGAATTTATCCACTTTGCGCAGGCTGTCCGTATAAATGAGGACTCCGTCAGATGCGTCCGTGTAAATAGGATAGAGAATGCTGATGGCAGCGTCAGCTTTGAAGAAGATTATTCAGACGTTTTCGATGTGCCGGCTGATTCGGTTATAATCGCTATCGGTCAGGGACCCGGCGCAGATATGAGAGCCGCAGGTGTAAAGCTGACACAGAGAGGACTTCTTGATGTAAATGAATACGGGGAAACGACACGTCCCGGAGTATTTGCCGCAGGAGACATTGTATCCGGCCCGAAAACGGTCATTGAAGCTGTCGCATTCACCAAAAAGGTATTCAGCAAAATGGATGAATACATGAAAAGCGAAAACGTTTAA
- a CDS encoding ABC transporter ATP-binding protein, with the protein MIKKLFGCIKGYEKYTILTPLVMIGEVGMEVLIPLVMAKIVDVGIEGDGGTSYTVKMGLLMVFMACVSMMFGSLGAYFGAKASMGFSKNLRNKLFNKVQDFSFKNIDKFSTASLVTRLTTDVNMVQNSFLMFIKMAFRAPVMLVGALIMAVKVKPDLSMVFLVSVPILALAMVLIMTNAHPRFKLMLERYDKMNSDVQENLIGIRAVKAFVREDYENKKFTTSADLVRKAQLAAEKIVILTQPIMQITMYATIVAVLWFGGNMVVDGDMQIGELSTFITYINQILGSLMMVSMIFMMLVISRASITRIVEVLEEDPDITDDDASDVKVENGSIEFRNVCFSYNESAEEAVLRNVDLSIHSGETIGIIGATGSAKTTLVSLIPRLYDVSSGEVLVGGRNVKEYKLANLREEVSVVLQKNVLFSGTIRENLRWGNFEATDEEIEKACEAACADEFINSFPDGYETDLGQGGVNVSGGQKQRLCIARALLKKPKILILDDSTSAVDTATDAKIRKAFKEQLDDTTTIIIAQRISSVKDADRIIVLEDGEIDGIGTHDELLKTNAVYKEVYDSQQKGDDD; encoded by the coding sequence TTGATAAAAAAGCTGTTTGGGTGTATCAAGGGGTATGAAAAATACACGATACTCACACCGCTCGTTATGATAGGCGAGGTCGGTATGGAGGTTCTTATCCCCCTTGTTATGGCAAAGATAGTCGATGTCGGCATCGAAGGCGACGGCGGAACATCATATACCGTGAAAATGGGTCTGCTTATGGTGTTCATGGCGTGCGTGTCTATGATGTTCGGTTCACTCGGTGCTTATTTCGGCGCAAAGGCCAGCATGGGCTTTTCAAAGAACCTGAGAAACAAGCTCTTTAATAAGGTGCAGGATTTCTCGTTTAAGAATATCGACAAATTCTCGACCGCATCGCTCGTTACACGTCTTACCACAGACGTGAATATGGTGCAGAACTCATTCCTGATGTTCATCAAAATGGCATTCAGAGCGCCTGTAATGCTCGTGGGCGCACTTATCATGGCAGTAAAGGTAAAGCCTGACCTGTCAATGGTATTCCTTGTGTCGGTGCCGATACTTGCACTTGCAATGGTGCTTATAATGACTAATGCGCACCCCCGTTTCAAGCTGATGCTCGAACGTTACGACAAGATGAACTCTGACGTTCAGGAAAACCTTATAGGTATCCGTGCTGTCAAGGCATTCGTAAGAGAAGACTATGAGAACAAGAAGTTCACCACCAGCGCAGACCTTGTAAGGAAAGCTCAGCTCGCAGCTGAAAAGATAGTTATCCTCACACAGCCGATAATGCAGATAACGATGTATGCAACTATCGTCGCTGTGCTCTGGTTCGGCGGAAACATGGTAGTTGACGGCGATATGCAGATAGGTGAGCTCTCTACTTTCATCACCTATATTAACCAGATACTCGGCTCGCTGATGATGGTGTCTATGATATTTATGATGCTTGTTATTTCAAGAGCATCTATCACGAGAATAGTCGAGGTGCTTGAAGAAGACCCCGACATCACAGACGATGATGCATCTGATGTCAAGGTCGAGAACGGCTCTATCGAATTCAGAAACGTTTGCTTCAGCTATAATGAATCGGCAGAGGAAGCGGTGCTCAGAAATGTTGACCTGAGCATACACTCGGGCGAGACGATAGGTATCATTGGTGCTACCGGCTCTGCCAAGACGACGCTTGTTTCTCTTATCCCGAGACTTTATGATGTGTCCTCCGGTGAGGTGCTGGTAGGCGGCAGAAATGTCAAGGAATACAAGCTCGCAAACCTGCGTGAGGAAGTTTCAGTGGTGCTCCAGAAAAACGTTCTTTTCTCAGGCACTATCAGAGAGAACCTGCGCTGGGGCAACTTTGAGGCTACTGACGAGGAGATAGAAAAGGCCTGCGAGGCGGCCTGTGCTGATGAGTTTATCAACAGCTTCCCCGACGGCTATGAAACTGACCTCGGCCAGGGCGGCGTAAATGTATCCGGCGGCCAGAAGCAGAGGCTGTGTATTGCAAGAGCGCTTCTCAAAAAGCCTAAGATACTGATACTTGACGACTCGACAAGTGCAGTCGATACTGCAACTGACGCAAAGATAAGAAAGGCTTTCAAGGAACAGCTTGACGACACCACGACTATCATTATCGCACAGCGTATATCCTCGGTAAAGGATGCTGACAGGATAATCGTATTAGAGGACGGCGAGATAGACGGCATAGGCACTCACGACGAGCTGCTCAAAACAAACGCTGTTTATAAGGAAGTCTATGACTCACAGCAGAAGGGAGATGATGACTGA
- the aspS gene encoding aspartate--tRNA ligase: MNDTMKGLKRTHYCGEVPNDEQEVVVCGFTDRVRDMGNLIFINLRDRTGLVQLTFNDETDREIFAKAQTVRAEDVLMAKGEVKKRESVNDKLKTGQIEIHVTDLRVLSRAETTPFEVTNSDKVNEELKLKYRYLDLRNPRLQNNIITRHNIAKVARDYFYENGFIEIETPMFMKSTPEGARDYLVPSRVHPGKFYALPQSPQIYKQLLMISGFDRYIQLARCFRDEDLRADRQPEFTQIDLEMSFVDQEDIQECIEGFVSRLFKEVLGKDVTLPLPRLTFADAMNRYGSDKPDTRFGMEIQDISDWAGKTDFVVFNGAVHNGGSVRAVVAKNAASVYTRKEIDKLTEHAKGIGAKGLAYVRWVEDAPSCSFAKFMKEGELEAMLAAVGAEKGDVVIIVADKDKVTLPTLGALRLIMGKRLELIDESKYNFLWITEMPFFELDEETGKWVAMHHPFTMPMEECIEYLESDPGKVRAKAWDLVLNGVELSSGSMRITDCALQEKMFELLGMGKEEIEQKFGFLVDAYKYAAPPHGGMGIGLDRIAMIICGTQSLRDVTAFPKVQNASELMSQCPAVVDESQLEELHIRTVEE; the protein is encoded by the coding sequence ATGAACGACACTATGAAGGGTCTGAAAAGAACACATTACTGCGGCGAGGTGCCGAATGACGAGCAGGAGGTAGTTGTCTGCGGATTTACAGACAGAGTAAGAGATATGGGCAACCTTATCTTCATCAACCTGCGTGACAGGACAGGCCTTGTGCAGCTGACCTTCAATGACGAGACAGACAGAGAAATATTTGCAAAGGCACAGACAGTAAGAGCTGAGGACGTGCTTATGGCAAAGGGCGAGGTCAAAAAGCGTGAGAGCGTTAATGACAAGCTCAAAACAGGCCAGATAGAGATACACGTTACCGACCTTCGTGTGCTCTCCCGTGCTGAGACAACACCTTTTGAGGTGACAAACTCTGATAAGGTAAATGAGGAATTAAAGCTCAAATACCGCTACCTCGACCTGAGAAACCCGAGGCTCCAGAACAACATCATCACAAGACATAATATAGCCAAGGTCGCAAGAGACTATTTCTACGAGAACGGCTTTATCGAGATAGAGACACCTATGTTTATGAAGTCCACCCCCGAGGGTGCAAGAGACTACCTTGTTCCTTCGAGAGTTCACCCCGGCAAGTTCTACGCTCTGCCGCAGTCTCCGCAGATATACAAGCAGCTGCTCATGATATCCGGCTTTGACCGCTATATCCAGCTTGCAAGATGCTTCCGTGACGAGGACTTAAGAGCAGATAGACAGCCTGAGTTCACACAGATAGACCTTGAAATGTCCTTCGTGGATCAGGAGGATATACAGGAGTGCATCGAGGGCTTCGTAAGCAGGCTCTTCAAGGAGGTTCTCGGCAAGGACGTAACACTTCCGCTCCCGAGACTTACATTTGCAGACGCTATGAACCGCTACGGCTCGGATAAGCCTGACACACGCTTCGGCATGGAGATACAGGATATCTCTGACTGGGCAGGGAAGACTGATTTTGTAGTGTTCAATGGCGCAGTACACAACGGCGGTTCGGTAAGAGCAGTCGTTGCAAAGAATGCAGCATCAGTTTATACAAGAAAAGAGATAGACAAGCTCACAGAGCACGCAAAGGGCATAGGCGCTAAAGGCCTTGCTTATGTAAGGTGGGTCGAGGACGCACCGAGCTGCTCGTTTGCCAAGTTTATGAAGGAAGGCGAGCTCGAAGCTATGCTCGCAGCTGTCGGTGCAGAGAAGGGCGACGTTGTTATCATCGTGGCCGACAAGGATAAGGTGACTCTGCCGACACTCGGCGCACTGCGTCTTATCATGGGCAAGAGATTAGAGCTTATCGACGAGAGCAAGTATAATTTCCTCTGGATAACAGAGATGCCTTTCTTCGAGCTTGATGAGGAGACAGGCAAGTGGGTAGCTATGCACCACCCCTTCACCATGCCTATGGAGGAGTGCATCGAGTATCTTGAAAGCGACCCCGGCAAGGTAAGAGCAAAGGCGTGGGATCTTGTTCTCAACGGTGTCGAGCTCTCATCGGGCTCTATGAGAATAACCGACTGTGCATTGCAGGAGAAGATGTTCGAGCTGCTTGGCATGGGCAAGGAGGAGATCGAGCAGAAGTTCGGCTTCCTTGTTGATGCGTATAAGTATGCAGCACCTCCGCACGGCGGCATGGGCATAGGCCTTGACAGAATAGCTATGATAATCTGCGGCACACAGAGCTTAAGAGACGTAACTGCATTCCCGAAGGTGCAGAATGCAAGCGAGCTTATGAGCCAGTGCCCGGCAGTGGTAGATGAAAGCCAGCTTGAGGAGCTCCACATCAGAACTGTGGAGGAATAA
- a CDS encoding four helix bundle protein → MEYNPLLDKSLKFAARIVKLYQYLTKEKKESIISKQIIRSGTSIGANANEAAYGVSTNDFISKMQIALKETAETEYWLRLLILSEYIEKEHGESMLCDCLEIKKILIASLKTVKNK, encoded by the coding sequence ATGGAATACAATCCGCTTCTTGATAAATCACTGAAATTTGCTGCTCGGATAGTTAAGCTATATCAATATCTAACCAAAGAGAAAAAGGAAAGTATTATTTCAAAACAAATAATAAGGAGCGGCACCTCCATTGGTGCAAATGCTAATGAAGCAGCTTATGGAGTAAGCACAAACGATTTTATATCTAAAATGCAGATAGCATTGAAAGAGACAGCCGAGACGGAGTATTGGCTCAGACTTCTTATACTGTCAGAATACATTGAAAAAGAACACGGCGAGTCTATGCTTTGCGATTGTCTTGAAATAAAGAAAATACTTATCGCTTCACTAAAAACAGTAAAAAACAAATAA
- a CDS encoding YaiI/YqxD family protein translates to MTIYIDADACPVTRIAERVAKEKSIPVVLLCDTNHVLTSDYSEVKIIGAGADAVDIALINLCRAGDVVITQDYGVAAMALGKGARALHQSGRVYSDDNISGLLESRHIAKVQRRKSKNHLKGPRKRTHEDDKRFEESLRRLLAEEGV, encoded by the coding sequence ATGACCATATACATTGACGCTGATGCCTGCCCTGTGACACGCATTGCAGAAAGAGTTGCAAAAGAGAAAAGCATACCTGTCGTGCTGCTGTGCGACACCAACCATGTGCTGACATCTGACTACAGCGAGGTGAAGATAATAGGTGCCGGGGCTGATGCCGTTGACATAGCCCTGATAAACCTCTGCCGGGCTGGAGATGTCGTGATAACGCAGGATTACGGCGTGGCGGCTATGGCGCTCGGCAAGGGGGCGAGGGCGCTTCATCAGAGCGGCAGGGTATACTCGGACGACAACATCAGCGGCCTGCTCGAAAGCCGCCACATAGCCAAAGTACAGCGCAGAAAGAGCAAGAACCACCTCAAAGGCCCACGCAAACGCACCCACGAGGACGACAAAAGATTTGAGGAGAGCCTGAGAAGGCTGCTGGCAGAGGAGGGGGTATAG
- a CDS encoding MarR family transcriptional regulator, with the protein MEDKKRADEMSEADFIRQKPVLLDFIAHRLDVINNRQLMAEYDVTHSQAKLLVRISHSPGHRIAQSELKAFGRRGSTITSVLAHLEKNGLISRSASDADARAKYVELTPHGLDVALAEQKIISELGELIDHTLTKKETESLQILLEKIAKALDDKKTNERTDNT; encoded by the coding sequence TTGGAGGATAAGAAAAGAGCCGATGAGATGTCTGAGGCGGATTTTATCAGACAAAAGCCGGTGCTGCTCGACTTTATAGCGCACAGGCTCGATGTGATAAACAACCGGCAGCTCATGGCAGAGTATGATGTGACGCATTCGCAGGCAAAGCTGCTTGTGAGGATATCCCATTCCCCGGGGCACAGGATAGCGCAGAGCGAGCTCAAAGCCTTCGGCAGGCGTGGCTCGACGATAACCTCGGTGCTTGCCCACCTTGAAAAGAACGGCCTGATAAGCCGCAGCGCAAGCGATGCTGATGCAAGGGCAAAATATGTCGAGCTCACACCGCACGGCCTTGATGTGGCGCTTGCAGAGCAAAAGATAATATCAGAGCTCGGCGAGCTCATAGACCATACGCTCACCAAAAAAGAGACAGAGAGCCTGCAGATACTTCTTGAAAAGATAGCTAAAGCTCTTGATGATAAAAAAACAAACGAAAGGACTGATAACACTTGA
- a CDS encoding sigma-70 family RNA polymerase sigma factor yields the protein MLAVMALIDNDADRELFGQMFEKYKSRVYLTAYRVLSSETLAEEAAQDTFFLLAKSFALLKTLKPPQRELYILMTAKHTALNNRRSEKKHLACEPVSEEILDNSSLGDYERADIRAALEELAFDDRAVLYLHYVMRLDYKAVGKALGITASAARKRAQYARARFKTCLEEGNNNG from the coding sequence ATGCTGGCTGTGATGGCGCTGATAGACAACGATGCTGACAGGGAGCTGTTTGGGCAGATGTTTGAAAAGTATAAAAGCCGGGTCTATCTGACAGCTTACCGTGTGCTGTCAAGCGAAACACTTGCCGAAGAAGCCGCACAGGATACTTTCTTTCTGCTGGCAAAAAGCTTTGCTCTGCTAAAGACACTAAAGCCGCCCCAGCGTGAGCTGTATATTCTTATGACTGCAAAGCATACTGCCCTGAATAACCGCAGAAGCGAGAAAAAGCACCTTGCCTGCGAGCCTGTGAGCGAAGAGATACTTGACAACAGCAGTCTTGGCGACTATGAGCGTGCGGATATCCGTGCAGCGCTGGAGGAACTTGCCTTTGATGACAGAGCGGTTCTGTATCTGCACTATGTGATGCGCCTTGATTATAAGGCAGTCGGCAAAGCGCTCGGGATCACGGCATCAGCCGCAAGAAAGCGTGCCCAGTATGCAAGAGCACGCTTTAAGACCTGTCTGGAGGAAGGAAATAACAATGGATAA
- a CDS encoding HTH domain-containing protein, whose protein sequence is MAEKEQILEAMKKAGEPLNAGKIAELTGLDRKVVDRAMAAMKKDGSIVSPVRCKWEPAEK, encoded by the coding sequence GTGGCAGAAAAGGAACAGATACTCGAAGCTATGAAAAAAGCAGGCGAGCCGCTGAACGCAGGCAAGATAGCCGAGCTTACAGGTCTTGACCGCAAGGTCGTTGACAGGGCTATGGCTGCTATGAAGAAAGACGGCTCTATCGTTTCTCCCGTAAGATGTAAGTGGGAGCCGGCTGAGAAGTGA
- the hisS gene encoding histidine--tRNA ligase produces MALTVKRPKGTQDITPAEIYKWHTVERVAKESAEQFGFREIRIPTFEDTGLFVRSVGDTTDVVQKEMYTVSATGDSTFTLRPEGTAGTIRAIIENGILNDGFPQKVFYMLSCFRHEKPQAGRLREFHQFGCEMIGAQNARADADIIALAKSVIDRAGLKNIQLNINSIGCKKCRADFHKALVDYFTPRKAELCETCQERLDKNPMRIIDCKSPICSEIAKDAPVILDYLCDECKEHFNELQENLKAMNIEYSINPKIVRGLDYYTKTVFEFITTDIGAQGTVCGGGRYDGLIETLGGAPTPALGFGMGLERLILTMESQGVEFEQPSGCELYIAPMGDKAARAAASLVARLREEGFYTEYDLIGRSLKAQMKYADKIGAKFVIVLGDNELEQKTVKVKNMTTGEQTELALDDSFGDKFSDLLMASIFDKLDREEEQK; encoded by the coding sequence ATGGCTTTGACCGTGAAAAGACCAAAGGGCACGCAGGATATAACCCCTGCTGAGATATATAAGTGGCACACTGTTGAGCGTGTGGCTAAGGAATCCGCCGAGCAGTTCGGCTTCCGTGAGATAAGGATACCTACATTTGAGGATACAGGGCTTTTTGTAAGGTCGGTAGGCGATACTACCGATGTAGTGCAGAAGGAGATGTATACCGTTTCCGCAACGGGCGATTCGACATTCACACTGCGCCCGGAGGGTACTGCCGGAACTATAAGAGCTATAATCGAGAACGGCATACTCAACGACGGCTTTCCGCAGAAGGTGTTCTATATGCTCTCCTGCTTCAGACACGAGAAGCCGCAGGCCGGGCGCTTAAGAGAGTTCCACCAGTTCGGCTGTGAGATGATAGGCGCTCAGAACGCAAGAGCCGATGCCGATATCATAGCTCTCGCAAAGAGCGTTATCGACAGGGCAGGGCTTAAGAATATACAGCTCAATATCAACTCTATCGGCTGTAAAAAGTGCAGGGCTGATTTCCATAAGGCGCTTGTCGATTACTTCACGCCCCGTAAGGCTGAGCTCTGCGAGACCTGCCAGGAGCGTCTGGACAAGAACCCCATGAGGATAATCGACTGCAAGTCACCCATATGCTCTGAGATAGCAAAGGACGCACCTGTGATACTCGATTACCTCTGCGATGAGTGCAAAGAGCACTTTAACGAGCTTCAGGAAAACCTTAAGGCTATGAATATAGAGTATTCGATAAACCCCAAGATAGTAAGAGGCCTTGACTACTACACCAAGACGGTGTTTGAATTCATAACTACAGATATCGGCGCACAGGGTACAGTGTGCGGCGGCGGACGCTACGACGGTCTTATCGAGACTTTGGGCGGAGCACCCACACCGGCGCTCGGCTTCGGCATGGGCTTGGAGCGTCTTATCCTTACAATGGAGAGCCAGGGTGTAGAGTTTGAACAGCCCTCGGGCTGCGAGCTCTATATCGCACCTATGGGCGACAAGGCTGCAAGAGCTGCCGCCTCTCTCGTGGCAAGGCTGCGTGAGGAGGGCTTCTATACCGAATATGACCTTATAGGCCGCTCGCTCAAGGCGCAGATGAAGTATGCTGATAAGATAGGCGCTAAATTCGTCATCGTGCTCGGTGACAATGAGCTTGAACAGAAGACCGTTAAGGTCAAAAATATGACTACAGGCGAGCAGACAGAGCTTGCGCTTGATGACAGCTTCGGTGATAAGTTCTCCGACCTTCTCATGGCAAGTATCTTTGATAAGCTCGATAGGGAGGAAGAACAGAAATGA